One genomic window of Herpetosiphonaceae bacterium includes the following:
- a CDS encoding DinB family protein, whose protein sequence is MNAPNARADLLARIRSEHTRLEAMLARLSDDQMIQPALDEGWSVKDLLAHITWWEQRMLQLLQAAARGEKAPALLQPGEDWDVAIDRLNAATLAASRDQSLSDVRDA, encoded by the coding sequence ATGAACGCGCCGAATGCCAGGGCCGATCTCCTGGCACGGATCAGATCCGAGCATACCCGCCTCGAAGCGATGCTAGCCAGGCTCAGCGACGATCAGATGATTCAGCCCGCCCTCGATGAAGGCTGGTCCGTCAAGGATCTGCTGGCGCATATCACGTGGTGGGAGCAGCGAATGCTTCAGTTGCTCCAGGCGGCAGCACGCGGCGAAAAGGCACCGGCGCTGCTCCAGCCCGGCGAGGACTGGGATGTTGCGATCGATCGGCTCAACGCGGCAACACTCGCGGCAAGTCGCGATCAGTCCCTTAGCGACGTACGGGACGC
- a CDS encoding heme o synthase → MNSTALGWRGVVKDYVTLTKPRIISLLLLTTLVPMLIAYQGQQSTLAFINLIVWTLVGGALAAGGAGAINMYMDRDVDAIMSRTKQRPIPNDRMQARNALLFGLALNALAFLVLALAANLLAAILAIFGTVYYVLIYTRWLKRTSHQNIVIGGAAGAIPPLVGWAAVRGSVDLEALLLFAIIFYWTPPHFWALALLRRTEYARAGIPMLPVVRGEAETKWQILLYTLLMIALTLVLTPLGLAGPVYLVFAAVLGAIFLRDAYILFRDPGTGSAWKLYKYSLLYLALLFGAMVLDRVVMQLL, encoded by the coding sequence ATGAACAGCACCGCATTGGGCTGGCGCGGCGTCGTCAAAGATTATGTAACGCTCACCAAACCACGGATTATTTCGCTGCTGCTGCTGACGACACTGGTACCGATGCTGATCGCCTATCAGGGCCAGCAATCGACGCTGGCGTTTATCAACCTGATCGTCTGGACGCTGGTTGGCGGCGCGCTCGCGGCGGGCGGCGCCGGCGCGATCAACATGTACATGGATCGCGATGTCGACGCGATTATGTCACGCACGAAGCAGCGGCCCATTCCAAACGACCGGATGCAGGCGAGAAACGCGCTGCTGTTTGGCCTGGCGCTCAACGCGCTGGCGTTTCTCGTGCTCGCCCTGGCCGCGAATCTGCTCGCGGCGATCCTGGCGATATTCGGCACGGTCTACTATGTGCTGATCTACACTCGCTGGCTCAAACGGACCTCGCACCAGAACATCGTCATCGGCGGCGCTGCGGGCGCGATCCCGCCGCTGGTCGGCTGGGCCGCCGTGCGCGGCAGCGTGGACCTGGAGGCGCTGCTGCTCTTTGCGATCATCTTCTACTGGACACCGCCGCACTTCTGGGCGCTGGCGCTGCTGCGCAGGACGGAGTATGCCCGCGCTGGCATCCCGATGCTGCCTGTGGTGCGCGGCGAGGCCGAGACAAAATGGCAGATTCTGCTCTACACGCTGCTGATGATCGCGCTGACGCTCGTGCTCACGCCGCTGGGACTGGCCGGCCCGGTCTACCTTGTCTTCGCAGCGGTGCTCGGCGCGATCTTCCTGCGCGATGCGTACATCCTGTTCCGCGATCCCGGAACAGGCTCGGCCTGGAAGCTCTACAAATATTCGCTGCTGTACCTGGCCTTGCTCTTCGGCGCGATGGTCCTCGATCGCGTCGTGATGCAGTTGCTCTGA